A window of Apium graveolens cultivar Ventura chromosome 8, ASM990537v1, whole genome shotgun sequence contains these coding sequences:
- the LOC141680043 gene encoding uncharacterized protein LOC141680043 — protein sequence MFIVPITRDLKEAYMCKHFGSTLSGPALQWFVNLPHMSINTFANLDDTFNMQFSSSRVIEKTICDLYKVIQRHREPLHDYLTRFNIEKVTITNCDVPMAIEAFRRGLEGEFPLYEELTKYPCKTMDDV from the coding sequence ATGTTTATAGTACCTATTACTCGTGATCTAAAAGAAGCTTATATGTGCAAGCATTTTGGATCGACGTTATCAGGGCCAGCGCTGCAGTGGTTCGTGAACTTACCACACATGAGCATCAATACATTCGCAAACTTGGATGATACGTTTAACATGCAATTTTCTAGTAGCAGGGTAATCGAAAAAACTATATGCGATCTGTACAAAGTGATTCAACGTCACAGAGAGCCATTGCATGACTACTTGACAAGGTTCAACATAGAAAAAGTAACTATCACGAATTGCGATGTACCAATGGCAATTGAAGCCTTCAGGAGGGGACTTGAAGGAGAATTCCCTTTATACGAAGAATTGACGAAATATCCGTGCAAAACAATGGATGACGTATAA